The Halodesulfovibrio sp. MK-HDV genomic interval GCAGGGCGCAGTTTTGTACATCAAAAAGCCAGTAGACGTGACCAAGCAGGTAATGGTTGTTGTAAACCGTTTGTACCGTGCTAAACTCGAAAAAATTAAAGCTGCTCAGAAAAAAGCAAAAAAATAAGGAATACGGTTAAGCATGCTGCTTTCTACAATCGCACAACATCTTGGTCTTGAGTTTGCTGGTGAAGATCTTGAAATTACAGGTGTAAACACCCTAGATGATGCCCTGGAAACAGAACTTAGTTTTTTAGCTAATCCTAAGTACGCGTCTAAGCTTTCAGAAACTAAAGCTGGTGCAGTTGTTTGTACTGCCGATCAGGTAGAGAATGTTCAGCGCGCGCTTATTAGTGAAAACCCGTATTTCGATTTTGCTCGTTGCGTTGCTATTTTTGCTAAGCCGCAAGGTGAGATGAAGGGCGTTTCTGAACTGGCTTTCATCGATCCTACTGCAACAGTTGCTGATGGTGCTACCGTTTATCCGCATGCCTTCATTGGTCCGCGTGCTACTATCGGTTCCGGCACCGTTGTTTTCCCGGGTTGTTACATCGGGGAAGATTCAACTGTTGGATCTGATTGTCTTCTGTACCCAAATGCTGTGCTCATGGCAGAAACTACTCTTGGCGATGATTGCATCGTTCATGCAGGGGTTGTGCTTGGTGCTGATGGATTTGGCTTTGCTCCAACAGAATATGGAGTGCAGAAAATTCCACAGATCGGCAATGTAACAATCGGTAGCGATGTTGAAATTGGTGCTAATACCACCATTGACCGCGCGGTGCTTGGTTCTACAAGTGTCGGCGACGCAACCAAAATTGATAATCTTGTTATGCTCGGGCATAATGTAGAAATGGGCAGTAACTGCCTTATTGTGTCACAGGTGGGTATTTCCGGTTCTACCAAAGTTGGTAACGGTGTTGTTATGGCAGGACAGGCTGGTATTGCCGGTCACCTGAACATTGGCGACGGCGCAACTGTAGGACCGAAAACTGGAGTAGGAAAAGACATTCCGGCAGGTGTAACCATGGCCGGTATGCCAGCGATGGAAAAGGGGATTTTCATGCGTCATACAACTCTTTCTCCTAAAATTCCTGACCTGTTTAAGCGAGTAAGACAGCTCGAAAAAGAAATCGAAGCGTTGAAAAAATAGAGGTACACAGACAATGACCGCCACCGATAAAAATAATCTCGATATTCGTCAGATCCTTGATCTGCTTCCACATAGATATCCTTTCTTACTTGTAGACCGTGTTTTAGACTACACTCCGCTTGAGTCTATTGACGCGTATAAAAACGTGACAATGAACGAGCCTTTCTTTCAGGGACACTTCCCTGGCATTCCTGTAATGCCGGGTGTGCTCATTATGGAAGCGCTTGCTCAGGCTGGCGGACTTCTCGTGCTGAAAAGCACTGATATGCCGCTTGAAAACAAGTTGTTCCTTTTCACAGGCATGGAAAAAGTTCGTTTCCGCAAGCCTGTGTATCCTGGTGATAGACTTGAACTTAAGTGTCGTCTTATTCGTCACAAGTTGAAACTATGGAAAATGGAAGGCAAAGCATATGTTGATGGTGTGCTTGCTGCACAAGCAGAAATGACAGCCGCTATCATGAATAAGGAGGATATGTAGCGTGGCTACTGAAATTCATCCTTCCTCTTTTGTTGCGCCAAGTGCGAAACTGGGAGAAGGGGTTGTTATTGGTCCTTGCGCCGTTATCGAAGATGATGTCATTATCGGGGATGGTACAAAGATCGACGCTTTTGCTTCTGTAAAGCAGTATACCCACATGGGTAAGAATAACCATGTCCACTCCTATGCGGCAGTGGGCGGTGTTCCGCAGGATCTCAAATATCACGGTGAAGTAAGCTGGTTAAAACTTGGCGATAACAACACCATTCGTGAATTTGCTACTCTGCATCGTGGTACTGAAGACGGCGGTTTCAATACCGTTGTTGGCAGTAACAACCTCATGATGGCGTACACACACGTTGCACACGATTGTACTGTCGGTGACAATGTTATCATGTCTAACAACGCAACTCTTGCGGGACATGTTCATGTTTCTGACCATACAATTATTGCAGGTCTTTCTGCTGTGCATCAGTTTGTCCGTATTGGCAAACATGCATTCGTTGGCGGTATGACTGGTATCGGGCAGGACTTACCTCCGTATATGCTTGCTACCGGTAATCGTGCAGGTGTTCATGGTCCTAACTTGGTTGGACTGCGTCGCCTCAAAGCTCCTCGTGAAGTCATTCGTGCGCTTAAAAATGCATATAAACTCATCTGGCATTCCACCACTCCTCGTAAAGAGGCTTTGGAACAGCTGGAATATGAATTTGGTAACTTTACTGAGGTTCTCGAATTCGTAGATTTTGTGCGCAAGAGCGAACGTGGTATCTTACCATCGTATAGCGAATAGGCTACACAGTCGGATCGAAATGTTAAGAAGGAAGGTGTAGTGCCTTCCTTCTTTTTTTAAGTCTATGGAGCAAATAGATATGGCAGCATTACAAGAGCGAATTGGGATAATTGCAGGCGCAGGACAGTTTCCTGAGCTGGTAGCCCAAGGTGCCCGCGAGGAAGGTCTCTCTGTTATTATGTGTGGCTTTGTCGGTCATACAGACCCGGCAATAGAGAGCGAGGCTGATGTCTTTGAGATGCTCCATCTGGGTGCTCTTTCCAAGCTGATACAATTTTTTAAAACAAATGGTGTCACCCGCGTATGTTTCGCAGGGGCAATTAATAAGCCCAAAGCGTTGGATATTCGTCCTGATTTACGCGCAGCAAAAGTTTTGTTCAAAATTCGATCTAAAGGCGATGACGTTCTTTTGCGCGGTGTGTTGGATGAATTGGAATCTGACGGACTGCACATCGTTCAGGCTGCTGAACTTGTGCCCAATTTGCGTGGTCCTGCCGGTGTACTTACTAAGAAAAAGCTGACAGACAAGCAGCGTGAAACTCTTGCATACGGTATCCCTATGGGTGAACAGATCGGAAGCATGGACATTGGTCAATGCATTGTTGTGCGTGAGCAGATGGTCATTGCTGTAGAATGCTTAGAGGGTACAGATGCAACCATCAAGCGTGGTGCTGAGCTTGGCGGAAAGGGCTGTGTAGCAATCAAACTGTTGAAACCAAAGCAGGATGAACGCATTGATTTGCCTGCGTTAGGTTTAAATACAGTTCAGAATTTGGTGGATGGCGGGTATAGTTGCCTTGCTTTCTATGCAAATAAAACTCTATTTTTTGATAGAAAAGAGGCTATTGCACTGGCGAATAAGCATGAAATTGCCATCGTGGGTGTAGATGAGGACATTATTAATAGTCTTAAGTAAAAAGTCTACTTTTTCAGTTCCTTGACGGAACGAGCAGTATACAGTGTCATTTTGATGGAGTATAGTGGTTGTTCCGTTTTTTATTTGCAATATAGTAGCTTACGAGTAAACTATTTACTATTCTAATAGTTGAGACACGCAACGTCATTATAGGAAGGTGCACTATGTTTTCACTTAATACTGTTTGGGACAATGTAGATAAAGTGCGTGGCAGTGGGCCTGTTGTGCATAGTATTACAAACTATGTTGTCATGAATTCAACCGCGAATGCTCTCTTAAGTGCTGGCGCCTCTCCAATCATGGCTCATGCTAAAGAAGAATTGGAAGAGCTGATAACTATTTCAGGCTCTCTCGTAGTTAATATAGGCACATTAAGTGGTACTTGGATCGAAAGCATGCGGCTAGGTGCATCTATTGCTGCCGCAAACTATAAACCCGTTGTGCTCGATCCCGTTGGTGCAGGAGCTTCACTATTGCGTACAGAAACTGCCATCTCTTTGTTAGAAGAGGGTGGTATTTCTCTGGTTCGTGGAAACGCTTCAGAAATTATGGCACTTGCCGGAACAGGAGCTTCAACTCGTGGTGTCGATTCTTGTAATGATTCCAGTGAGGCAGAAGTCAGTGCTGTCGCATTAGCGAAAAAATATAGATGTACGGTTGCTGTCTCCGGTTGCATAGATGTTGTGACGGAC includes:
- the fabZ gene encoding 3-hydroxyacyl-ACP dehydratase FabZ gives rise to the protein MTATDKNNLDIRQILDLLPHRYPFLLVDRVLDYTPLESIDAYKNVTMNEPFFQGHFPGIPVMPGVLIMEALAQAGGLLVLKSTDMPLENKLFLFTGMEKVRFRKPVYPGDRLELKCRLIRHKLKLWKMEGKAYVDGVLAAQAEMTAAIMNKEDM
- the thiM gene encoding hydroxyethylthiazole kinase — its product is MFSLNTVWDNVDKVRGSGPVVHSITNYVVMNSTANALLSAGASPIMAHAKEELEELITISGSLVVNIGTLSGTWIESMRLGASIAAANYKPVVLDPVGAGASLLRTETAISLLEEGGISLVRGNASEIMALAGTGASTRGVDSCNDSSEAEVSAVALAKKYRCTVAVSGCIDVVTDGKTVYNIKGGSEYMPLVTGMGCIATAICGAHLAICEDSFAAAISGMGCMAAAGGLAEVASNGPGTFAVQFIDALHNVTENDINRLVEVRVV
- the lpxA gene encoding acyl-ACP--UDP-N-acetylglucosamine O-acyltransferase, which gives rise to MATEIHPSSFVAPSAKLGEGVVIGPCAVIEDDVIIGDGTKIDAFASVKQYTHMGKNNHVHSYAAVGGVPQDLKYHGEVSWLKLGDNNTIREFATLHRGTEDGGFNTVVGSNNLMMAYTHVAHDCTVGDNVIMSNNATLAGHVHVSDHTIIAGLSAVHQFVRIGKHAFVGGMTGIGQDLPPYMLATGNRAGVHGPNLVGLRRLKAPREVIRALKNAYKLIWHSTTPRKEALEQLEYEFGNFTEVLEFVDFVRKSERGILPSYSE
- the lpxD gene encoding UDP-3-O-(3-hydroxymyristoyl)glucosamine N-acyltransferase, with the translated sequence MLLSTIAQHLGLEFAGEDLEITGVNTLDDALETELSFLANPKYASKLSETKAGAVVCTADQVENVQRALISENPYFDFARCVAIFAKPQGEMKGVSELAFIDPTATVADGATVYPHAFIGPRATIGSGTVVFPGCYIGEDSTVGSDCLLYPNAVLMAETTLGDDCIVHAGVVLGADGFGFAPTEYGVQKIPQIGNVTIGSDVEIGANTTIDRAVLGSTSVGDATKIDNLVMLGHNVEMGSNCLIVSQVGISGSTKVGNGVVMAGQAGIAGHLNIGDGATVGPKTGVGKDIPAGVTMAGMPAMEKGIFMRHTTLSPKIPDLFKRVRQLEKEIEALKK
- a CDS encoding LpxI family protein, producing the protein MAALQERIGIIAGAGQFPELVAQGAREEGLSVIMCGFVGHTDPAIESEADVFEMLHLGALSKLIQFFKTNGVTRVCFAGAINKPKALDIRPDLRAAKVLFKIRSKGDDVLLRGVLDELESDGLHIVQAAELVPNLRGPAGVLTKKKLTDKQRETLAYGIPMGEQIGSMDIGQCIVVREQMVIAVECLEGTDATIKRGAELGGKGCVAIKLLKPKQDERIDLPALGLNTVQNLVDGGYSCLAFYANKTLFFDRKEAIALANKHEIAIVGVDEDIINSLK